ATGTCGTCCCGCCAGCATAACCACGACGAACGCGCGCAGCTCGATCTGTTCCGGGCGCTCCCCGGCGATCTCGCGCCGCGCGATGCGCAGGACCTCATGGCGTATCCGTTCTTCTCGCTCGCCAAGTCGAAGCGCCTGGCGCCGATCGACTTCAAGTCGGGCTCGGTCAAGATTCGCGTCGAAGCCGTGCCCGAACATGGCATGGCGACCATCTGGGACGCGGACATCCTGATCTGGGCTGCCTCACAGATCGTCGAAGCGCGCGACGTCGGCCTGCGCCCGTCACGCCTCATGGCGACCACGCCCTATGAGATCCTGAACTTCATTGGACGCGGCGTCTCGCTGCGCGATTACGACCGGCTGAAGGCTGCGCTCGACCGACTTCAATCGACAACCATCGCAACCTCGATCCGCCAGCCGACCGAGCGGCGGATGCATCGGTTCTCCTGGATCAACGAGTGGAAGGAGCGCGCCGATCACCGCGGCCGGCCGCTCGGGCTCGAACTGATCGTGCCGGACTGGTTCTACGGCGCCGTCCTCGACGATGCTCTGGTCCTCACCATCGACCGCAACTATTTCGGCCTGACCGGCGGGCTGGAGCGCTGGCTCTACCGCCTCGTCCGCAAGCATGGTGGTCATCAGGAGCACGGCTGGAGCTTCGACTTTCCGCATCTCCACGCCAAGTCTGGCAGCCTCTCGCCGCTCAAACATTTCGCCTACGACCTGCGCGACATCGTCCGCCGACAGCCGCTGCCTGGCTACCGCCTGACCATCGAGCAATGCGTCGGCGGTCCCGAAATCCTGTCCTTCGTACCAACCGATCCCGACGCGCTCGGCATCCCGCGCCGCCGTCGCCGCGCGACAACTCGCCCTGGGGATAAGCTGTGAATCATCTCGTGCTATCAGGGACCGACACTATCGTGCCATCGGGGACCGGACTCTCGTGCTATCGGGGACCGAAATCGCCGATTCATCGTGCTGAATCAGCAACTTGCGAGCCCCGTAACTTATCTAACCAGAATTACTACGTAATTCTTCTAACGCAGACCGCGATTTTCGCCGCTGTGGACGAGTCCCCGATCGCCGGGAGACCGTCATGATCGTCGCGCTCCTCAACCAGAAGGGCGGCGTCGGGAAGACGACGCTCGCCCTGCATCTCGCCGGTGAATGTGGGCGCAATGGCAGGCGCGTGACCCTGATCGACGCCGATCCACAGGGCTCGGCGCTCGACTGGTCGCAGCAGCGCAGCCGGGAGGGGTTGGAGCGGCTGTTCGGTGTCGTCGGCCTGGCGCGCGACACACTCCACCGCGAAGCGCCGGAGCTGGCACGCGACGTCGATCACATCGTCATCGACGGACCGCCTCGCGTCGCGGGGCTGATGCGCTCAGCACTGCTCGCCGCCGACCTCGTGCTGATCCCGGTGCAGCCATCGCCGCTCGACGGCTGGGCGTCGGCCGAGATGCTCACGCTGCTCGGCGAAGCGCGGATCTACCGCCCGGACCTGAAGGCCCGGTTCGTGCTGAACCGCTGCGCTGCGCGCACCGTGCTGGCGCGCGAGACCGCCGAGACGCTCGCCGATCATGATCCGCCGCCGCTCTTGACCACCATCGGCCAGCGCATCGCTTTCGCCGAAGTCGTGCAGACCGGCCGGATCGCCGCCGAGCAGGACGATACATCGCCCGCGGCGCGGGAGATCGCCGCGCTCGCCGCCGAAGTCACGAGGATCGGGACATGAGCGAGCGGTCCCCGAAACGCACCTTCGCCGCTCGTCCGGCCGATCCGGAAAGCTGGATCAAGGCGCCAGTCCGTTCCTCGCCGCGCGCGGAAGCTACCGCCGACTTCACCGCCAGGCTGACGATCGACGTCACCGCCGACATGCGCGGCCGGATCAAGATCGCAGCCTTCCAGCGCGGACAGACCGTCGCCGACATGCTGCGCACCCTGTTCGAGCGCGAATTCCCAACCAGCGAAGGAGAGCCACGATGACCGGCGTCGCCGATGCATCGGTGCGCAGCGGTATGCCGCGTGCGCTCGCCGCTGATGTCCCGACCCATGTCGAACTGACGTGGATCGAGAAGAAGATCGAATCCTGGATCAGGTTTGGGCGCGAAGCCACCGAACAGATCCTCGACCGCCGCCGTCGGGTCGTGTCGTTCGCGCCGAACAGCGTCTTCGCCTTCGTTCGCTGGACCTCCAACGATTACGGCACCGCGCTGTCGCGCCTCGACATCGTGCGCGCCGTGCATGCCGATGAGCGCTGTCAGACGCTGCCGTTCGTGCAGCCCGGCGGCGACATCCTGCTGCGCGCCGATGGCTGGCCGAAGGTCGAGCATGTGCTCCAGCTCATCGACGCGATCGAGGCGCGCGGCATCAATCCGATCGCAGTTTCTCCCGACCACTGGCGTCATGTCCATAATCGGCTGACTGCCGGCGAAGCGCCGCGCGCCTACGACGCGCAGCAGCACCGCGCCTTCCTGCTGCGCCGGGAGATTGGCGCATGACGCGGCTTGCCTACGCCTTCGTCACGACGGCAGCCGTGTCGGTGCTCGGCATCGCGTCGTTCGTCTCGTTCGCACCAAAGCTGATCTGGAATGCGTCGGCCAGCACGCCGATCGGGCTCTATGCGATCGGAGCACCTGGCCGGCTCGATGTGACGGATCTGGTCGCAGTGCGCCCGCCCGAGCCGCTCGCGACCTTCCTCTCGGACGGCGGATATCTGCCGCGCGGCGTGCCGCTGCTGAAGCACGTCGCCGCACTTCCTGGGCAGCGCGTATGCCGAGCCGGGCTCGCCATCACTGTCGACGCCGTGCCGCTGGGCGACGCGCTGGACCGTGATCGCCGCGGTCGCCCGCTGCCGGTCTGGCAGGGCTGCCGCATGGTCGCGGACGGCGACCTGTTCCTCATGAACTGGGAAGTCCGCGACAGCCTCGACGGTCGCTACTTCGGCCCGCTCCCCGCCAGCTCGGTCATCGGCCGGGCCATCCCTGTTTACACCGACGAGGACGGCGATGGCCGCTTCGTCTGGCGCGCGCCGACGCGGTGACGGCACGCCCATGACCTTGTCCACCGCACAACCATGGAGAAAACCATGTCTCTAATCGGTCAATTCACGCCCGACGATTCCGGCTTCATCGGCCATTTGCAAACGCTCTTGTTGCAGCAGGACATCATCATCATTCCGGCCGAGGCCTCCGATGCCGAGAATGCGCCGGATTTCCGCGTTCATGTCTTCGACGGTATGAACAACGAACCCGGCGCTGAGATCGGTGCGGGTTGGAAGCGCACCGGCGAGAAGGCTGGCGACTACGTCTCGCTGCAGCTCGACGACCCGACATTCAGCCAGCCGGTCCGCGCCAATCTCTTTCAGTCGGGCGACGATAAGTCCACCTGGGGCCTGCATTGGAATCGGCCGCCGAAGCGCGGCGAGCGGGACTGAGCGATGCCCGTCATTCGCTCGCAGCCTGTCGTTGGAGGGAGGAACGCCCTCCGACGCACGGCCTTCCTTCTCCTTTCCGGCCTGCTGTTCGCTGTGCCGGTTTCAAGCCCAGTGATTGCCCAGCAGATGCCGGCCGATCGGCCGTCGCGCAATGATCAGTATAGCGCTTTCATTGCCGAAGCGGCGCAGCGTTTCGGCATCCCCGAGGCGTGGATTCGCGCCGTCATGCGCGTCGAAAGCCGTGGCGATGTGCGCGCTATCTCGTCTGCCGGCGCGATGGGTCTGATGCAAATCATGCCGGCCACCTGGGCCAGCCTTCGCGTCCGTTACGGCCTCGGCGCGAACCCCTACGATCCCCGCGACAACATTCTGGCGGGCGCGGCGTATCTTCGCGAGATGCACGACCGCTACGGTTCGCCGGGCTTCCTCGCGGCCTACAATGCCGGGCCCGGGCGCTACGAAGAGTCTCTCGCCGGGCGTCCATTGCCCGCCGAAACGCGCGCCTATGTCGCCATGCTCGCACCGCTCGTCGGCGGCGGCGAGATCACTGCCCCCGTCATGGTGGCTGCCGCCGATCCGCTCGCCTGGACCCGTGCGCCGCTCTTCGTCGTGCAGCCGGCGAGCAGCGCGACAGTCGGTCGGGCGCAGCGTGAAAGCGCGCCCGACGACGCAGCAGCGCCAGCCCCGGCGCGCGATCCAAACGCGATTGCGCCACGCACTGATGGGCTGTTCGTTGCTCGCAATGCATCCGGCACCCCCCGATGACGGCGTTCGCACCTCCTCGGGGAATGGCGTGCTCTGGCGGACAAATGGTGGTCCGGAGAGGAGAAGCAGGCAACACAACCGCACGATGGCGAGATAAAAGCGCGCGATGTGCGGCTTGGTGCGGTCGTGTGTTTTCAGAGGCTTATGGCGCATCCGCGCGAGGTGCGCCTGATTGGCGCGGCCTGCACTATCGCGATTTTCGCAGGGATTTCCTCGGCTTTGCGCGATGTGCGGGGTCGCGGCCATGAGCGGCGAGGACGATTTCCGCATCCGGCCAGGCCGCATCCGCTCGACCCGCGCGCAAGCTGCGCGGCCCTTCATCGCCCAGGCGCTGGCGGCCGCCCAGCGCGCCGGCGGCAGCGTCTCGCGCTCCGGCAAGATCAGCTCGGGCAACCGATCACGGTTCGGGCGCGGCCAGCGAGCGACGGTGCAGGCCAACCGGCTGCTCACCAGCCGATCGCGCAACACGGTCATAAAGACCCGCGTTGTCCGCCATACCGCTCGGGCCGCACCGCTCTCCGCCCATCTCAGTTATCTGCGACGCGATGGCGTCACCCGGGATGGGGAGAAGGCCAAGCTGTTCGGTCCGGAGACCGAGGACGCCGATCCCAAAGCCTTCGCCGAGCGCACCCAGGACGACCGCCATCATTTTCGGTTCATCGTCTCGCCCGAGGACGCGACCGAGATGTCCGACCTCAAGACCTTCGCCCGCGACCTCATGGGCCAGATGGAAAAGGACCTGGCTACCCGCCTCGACTGGGTCGGCGTCGATCACTGGAACACCGTCAACCCGCACGTCCACATCATCCTGCGCGGTCGCACCGATGACGGCCAGGACCTCGTCATCTCCCGCGACTATATCAAGGAAGGCATGCGCGCCCGCGCACAGGATCTCGTCACGCAGGAGCTGGGGCCGCGCACCGATCACGAGATCCGCCGCAATCTCGAACGGCAGATCGGAGCGGAGCGCTGGACCAATCTCGACCGGCAACTTTCCCGCGACAGTTTTCGCACCGGCGTCGTCGATCTCGCACCGCACCCCGACCGCCAGCCCGACGAATTCCATGCGATGAAAGTCGGCCGGCTGCGGAAGCTGGAGACGCTCGGCCTCGCCGATCAGGTCGGCCCCGGCCAGTGGGTCGTGGCCGAGAATGCCGAGGCGACGCTGCGCGAGCTGGGCGAGCGTGGCGATATCATCAAGCGCATTCATCGCGGCCTGACCGAGCGCGGAATCGAGCGCGGCGCCGCCAGC
This portion of the Sphingomonas sp. So64.6b genome encodes:
- a CDS encoding replication initiator protein A, which translates into the protein MSSRQHNHDERAQLDLFRALPGDLAPRDAQDLMAYPFFSLAKSKRLAPIDFKSGSVKIRVEAVPEHGMATIWDADILIWAASQIVEARDVGLRPSRLMATTPYEILNFIGRGVSLRDYDRLKAALDRLQSTTIATSIRQPTERRMHRFSWINEWKERADHRGRPLGLELIVPDWFYGAVLDDALVLTIDRNYFGLTGGLERWLYRLVRKHGGHQEHGWSFDFPHLHAKSGSLSPLKHFAYDLRDIVRRQPLPGYRLTIEQCVGGPEILSFVPTDPDALGIPRRRRRATTRPGDKL
- the parA gene encoding ParA family partition ATPase — protein: MIVALLNQKGGVGKTTLALHLAGECGRNGRRVTLIDADPQGSALDWSQQRSREGLERLFGVVGLARDTLHREAPELARDVDHIVIDGPPRVAGLMRSALLAADLVLIPVQPSPLDGWASAEMLTLLGEARIYRPDLKARFVLNRCAARTVLARETAETLADHDPPPLLTTIGQRIAFAEVVQTGRIAAEQDDTSPAAREIAALAAEVTRIGT
- a CDS encoding DUF2840 domain-containing protein, giving the protein MTGVADASVRSGMPRALAADVPTHVELTWIEKKIESWIRFGREATEQILDRRRRVVSFAPNSVFAFVRWTSNDYGTALSRLDIVRAVHADERCQTLPFVQPGGDILLRADGWPKVEHVLQLIDAIEARGINPIAVSPDHWRHVHNRLTAGEAPRAYDAQQHRAFLLRREIGA
- a CDS encoding S26 family signal peptidase — protein: MTRLAYAFVTTAAVSVLGIASFVSFAPKLIWNASASTPIGLYAIGAPGRLDVTDLVAVRPPEPLATFLSDGGYLPRGVPLLKHVAALPGQRVCRAGLAITVDAVPLGDALDRDRRGRPLPVWQGCRMVADGDLFLMNWEVRDSLDGRYFGPLPASSVIGRAIPVYTDEDGDGRFVWRAPTR
- a CDS encoding DUF736 domain-containing protein, whose product is MSLIGQFTPDDSGFIGHLQTLLLQQDIIIIPAEASDAENAPDFRVHVFDGMNNEPGAEIGAGWKRTGEKAGDYVSLQLDDPTFSQPVRANLFQSGDDKSTWGLHWNRPPKRGERD
- a CDS encoding lytic transglycosylase domain-containing protein, which produces MPADRPSRNDQYSAFIAEAAQRFGIPEAWIRAVMRVESRGDVRAISSAGAMGLMQIMPATWASLRVRYGLGANPYDPRDNILAGAAYLREMHDRYGSPGFLAAYNAGPGRYEESLAGRPLPAETRAYVAMLAPLVGGGEITAPVMVAAADPLAWTRAPLFVVQPASSATVGRAQRESAPDDAAAPAPARDPNAIAPRTDGLFVARNASGTPR
- a CDS encoding VirD2 family relaxase/mobilization nuclease; protein product: MSGEDDFRIRPGRIRSTRAQAARPFIAQALAAAQRAGGSVSRSGKISSGNRSRFGRGQRATVQANRLLTSRSRNTVIKTRVVRHTARAAPLSAHLSYLRRDGVTRDGEKAKLFGPETEDADPKAFAERTQDDRHHFRFIVSPEDATEMSDLKTFARDLMGQMEKDLATRLDWVGVDHWNTVNPHVHIILRGRTDDGQDLVISRDYIKEGMRARAQDLVTQELGPRTDHEIRRNLERQIGAERWTNLDRQLSRDSFRTGVVDLAPHPDRQPDEFHAMKVGRLRKLETLGLADQVGPGQWVVAENAEATLRELGERGDIIKRIHRGLTERGIERGAASYVLAGESLDDPVIGRLVDRGLDDELKGTAYAVVDGTDGRTHHIKLPDLDAAGDSAPGSIVELRKFDDAQGRRRVALAIRSDLDIERQVSATGATWLDRQAIARDPVALGGGGFGAEVRQAIDRRADHLVGQGLAERQTRGVSFSPGLIDKLRQREVEALGEKLAAETGRQFSKAGTGEYVAGAYRQRFALASGRFAMIDDGLGFQLVPWSPSLERHLGQHVSGVSRGAGGIDWSFGRNRGLGM